The window AGGtagtaaaaatttaaattaaagtTGATGGATGCGATAAGTAGCAcactaaaatatcttatattatgggataaatagaatgaaaaaataataaaatttcccCTTTTTCCATGTGCGTGAATGGTGGTAGTGTACTATATTTCTAttgtaaaagagaaaaaaaaaagtagagacAGAAGAGCCAAAAATGGAGAAGGCCAGCGTTGATTTGTGCTTCCTTCAATAATTCATTCACTGTCACAGGAGGTGACTCCATcagggaagagagagaaggagaaaagaagagaaaaagggaaaaataaaataaaagaaagaaagaaaaggagaggacGAACGGACTGACTCatcagagggagagaggagacgaTGGATAGGTGACGGACGGTCCTTCCTTGTCGTACCTGTCCTGACATGTCCAACGCTGGGGGCCCCTACCGTCCTTTCCTTTCGCTGACGtcacccccctctctctccccaccctCGTACTATACGGTATACCGTATACATACATCGGCATATTCAGGACTACCTGGAGCAGAATTTTGTGAATATATATAGCAGTAGGGAAcaagaaataactgaaatggTACTACAACATCCGTTCTAAAATCGACATCCATGTCAAGGTTATTCCATGACACACTTGTATGTACACCTACTACTAGTTTACaccttaattttaattttaacacGCCTAGAAATGTTTTAAGATATGAAAAGAAATACCTCAAGGAGATCAAGCAGGCCAGCACTCGCGTATACTCTTATATACATGGTCATCATATGCATATATTCGCATGCTTCCCGTGCTTGTAGaataagtgatttttttttaaaaaaaacattttatataTACTATGTTCCTAAATAAGTATCTAacgtatttttttaagatagagAGAGTATATTTTTTGGAATATCATTTTAAATCCATATTTTGACtttatagtagtagtagtgtaTAACATCACAATCCATTTAGATATATATCCagctatttgaaaaaaaaaaacccacataattGGGCTGGAGAATACACGCACCAGCATGCATCTCTAGCCACCTCGCTGACTGACCTGGCTGACCTGACCTGCAGTTTCCAGTTCCATGCATGAACTCAAAAATGGGGGGAAAAACGCTGTGCTGACCTCTCCCTGAACATGTGGCACGCACAAATCCCTTAATCAAATTCATCGAGATGTGGGACGAAACGAAATAGTGGTAGTAATACGTGTGCAGGGCAACATTATTATGATATGTTTAGATTGATACGGAGTGCAGAATTAATTAGTCACTTTATTTATATAACAGACCCCTGTGGTGTGTGATTAGAGACAGACAGCATCAGCATGGCCCATCACCTGACACTTATTTTATAGTACCTCTACACATGCTCGCATGCACGTAATTGTATATTGTTCGCAAGATTTTAGTTACTCCGATCACTCACAAGTTCCCAAAAAGGAATCGCCCCACTAAAATATACTGCACCACAGCTGACTGGTGGATTAAACTATAGTGCTAGCTACACGTAGCACGTATTTTGCTTAATTAATTGTGTACAAATATTTATGCATTATTCGTAATTTTGTTTCCTACAAAATGTAAACACCGCACACTCCCTCCGTTACTTTATTGTTGGCACTATTGACCAGTGAGTATCATTTAAACCTTAACTGCTAATAATTTTTAATAGTCAGCGTATGATGCATACTAGTAAATGTTACTCGATCCAATAATATAAGTATATATCGTTTCAAGTCTTtacgatgttttttttaataaaatgaaggATCAAATTAAGTTAAATATAAATAATGCGATGGCGCAGCCAAATGTCATCTTGTTTTCTTCGCAACCGATGCTGGTGTTGTCGGCGGCGGTGCAGCTTGGCATTGCTGTCGATCACCTCCTCCCTTGGCCAGCATAGCAAGCCTCCTCTCCTTGTTCGTCAGTTGAGTTGATGCCACCAGCTTATCCCTCTCAATGCAAACCATCACGTGACGTGCATCATGCGGCCGGCCGGCTCGCCGGATCTAGCTCGAGTAGTCCTAGCTTGTTGATGATGACACAGCGAGTTAAATTTGTATCTGGCCGGCCACACAAACTCCCTCTCGTCCGTAACAATTAATGTAGATTAGgcaacaatatatatatggtgagcTCGACAGCGATAAGAGGGCAAGCCTGAGTACGATCGATGTTGGGGTAAGCTCGATCGGCAATGGTGTCGGGAGGACGAGCGCGTGCACAGTGGCCGCCGGCAGGAGGGAGAGGACGGCAAGTGCTATTGTATTTGGTGATAACCACATGTAGAGCTGAGACACCCGTGCCTTCTGCAATACAAGGGTGGCTCTGTGGGATGGGCACCAACGGTGGAGCTAAGTGGTGAGCCGAGACCACTACTAGCTAGGTAGGAGACGAGCATTGTGGATGTGGATTGCCATGGTAGGAGTGAAGTATACTGTAGGAAGATACTCGCCTCCTGGATCTGGAGTATGCTGGTGGGTGCCAGGAAAAACCAACCGTACCCATGGAACAACCGCCTAGCAGCTGGCTGGCGATACTGTGAGCTCACTCTCTGCATATTCATTCAGAGTGATGTGTCTGACTTACTGACAGCCTTTCTACGAAGTACCAGACTCTCCACTCCACACACGTGCCTAAaatggcttcttcttcttccataatCTTGACACGGCCAACGGAAGAAATAACTAACTAACTTCCATAATCTCATGGCGATAAACTTTGCTTATACTCCTGTCCTTGTCCATTGATACCCCGTCTGAATCTTCTTCTCTTACAAACTTGCACGGATTTCCACCCCTCTTCTGTGCATTGTTACTACTACTTTaaagttggattttttttttgtctatgaaAATTTACTTTGAATTTTATAGCTATACCGAATTGACTCGCTGAATTGTTCGAGGGTATCTGTTAAATGCAGTTGAAACATCAATGATATGTTGTTAATGAAACTCAGCTGATAGTGTCAATTATTATTATGATAATGAACAAAGCAGGGAGTGTGATAATTCCACCATGAGGAGCGCACACACAGGTAGACAGTCAAAGACGACGACTAGctagtactccttccgttccaaAAGTTCCAAAAGATAAAAGCTTTTTTTTATCCTTACACGATTTATGAGATGTTATTTTGatcaataatatctataaaaataagatacattaaataaaaatagctgtatattataatagtttatttaataataaatctagtaatatcaattttgcaagattgatttttttatactaatagttaaagttaaaaatatttgacttatcaccgtactaaaaatgcttatattttacgCCGAGGGAGTACCtgttttgttttaattaaaaaagagaagaaaatgatTAAAACATGCATCTACCGACACATCGTCTGACATTTGACTATTGGACGGCCTCCTGATCACATTCACATCTAGCATTGCAGGGACAAATTATAAACCACAATAATCCTCCTCCTTGAACAGTGAGAGATGATGAGTAGGAGCTGATTAATAAGCTAATCTGTTGTAGATGATCATATCATATATAAGCGAAAAAGCAGTACTCACTAATTAACATGTAAGGATTAAGGAATAATGGATATAGCTAAGAGAGACCAACAGAAgcaacaaaagaagaaaaatgctGTGACTTGTGAGCCCAGCCAAGCTAtcactatctctctctctctctctttgtgcAGATGAGAATGAGAGGAGACGatgagacgagagagagagagctattAAGCAGCAGAAGAAGCTTAATTGCATGGCTAATGAtgagaaggaaggagagagagcaATAAGCACTAAACTAGTTAATTAATGGCCGTCATGGCTCTCATCCACTTGGTCGTCATGATCATCGGTCGCTCTCCCAACGCCAACGCCAacgtcttcctcgtcgccgtcgccgtcgccatcatggtgcgcctcgtcgccgtcgtccttcgtCCTCCCTTCCTCGTTCTGCTCCCCGTCGAACGGGAAACCCGGCGGCGCGCACCGCACGTCTGGGTACTTCACCACCGCGTCCAGCAGCTCCGAGCTGCCCTTCGCCTCCtccccgccattgccgcccgccGAGGAcgacccaccaccgccgccggagccggagcgggAGTAGAGGCGGTCGAGCTCGTCGAAGTAGGGGCACGTCTTGGCGTGCGCCGGCCGCTTCTTGCCGCTCTCCTTGGCCTTGCGGAAGTACTTGTTGATGTTCTCCCACTTCTCCTTGCACCGCTTCGCGTTCCGCCGgtagcccgccgccgccatgcgcgCGCTCACCTCCTCCCACAGGGGGCCCTTCAGCCCTGGCTCCTGGAACCTATCCTCCAGCCCCGTCCGCACCCGGATCAGCGCCTCCACCTCGTGCTTCGGCCACCGCGACGAGCTCAGCTGCAGCGACCCCTCGCCGTCGTACGCCACCACCTCCTTCCCCACGCCGTCCTGCTCGTCGGCGCCCGGAGCGGGGTTGGCGGCGGGGGGTGGGAGCGTGATGGTCTCGCCGGAGATCTTTTCCAGGTAGGCGATGATGGCGGACTCGCGTGCAGCGGCGCTGGCGCGGtcctgcgcgcgcgcggcggcctcgCGCGCGAACTTGTCGGCCTCCTGGCGgcgccacgcctcgtcgcgggcggcgcgctcccgctcccgGCGCTCCATGGTGTCGAGGAACTGACGGTGGAGGCTCTCCTGGTGCTCCATGAGGCGCTGCACCAGGCGCTCGAAGAAGGAGGCCGACGCGCTGAGCTGCTCCTGGCGCCGCCGCTTGCGCTTGCGGCGCGCCGCGTCCGCCCCCGACGGCTGCTGCgtctgcggctgcggctgcaccACGGCGTGCGCGTCCTCCCCGGCAGACGTCTCGGACGTGTTGAGGTGCGgcgggttggcggcggcggcgtcggggaggtCAGCCATGGGCGGCGCGAGCATGGCATTGTCGTCCCCGGTgaggccggagccggagcccgTCTGGGGGCCTCCGCTGCCGGGCTTGTAGATGGCCTCCAGCTCGCTGAAGAGCTTGTAGTTGACGGCgccagcggaggcggcggatgcggcggcggcattgtcGTCGGGCTTATTCTTGAAGTAATAcgctgggggcggcggcgcaggggagTCGGGAGTGGCGGGTTTGTCCTTGGGCGGCGccctcttgctgctgctgctgctgtgtatGTAGTCGATGTCGAGTGGCCGCCTGCACAGCAAATCCAACAAAACAAAATCAATGTCAGCAACAGCTCGCTCCACAGCTAATTAATCTGCACAATTTGGCTGCAGCTCTGTTGCTAATTGATTTGCAAGAA of the Oryza sativa Japonica Group chromosome 2, ASM3414082v1 genome contains:
- the LOC4328005 gene encoding trihelix transcription factor GTL1, giving the protein MQSGYGGVSEFQQYIMDPGAFAMSAPPQPAQAAAAAAAAAAAAAGGQELGAPFRYQPLHHHALPQHHHHHHPPPQMPPHLAHFGGAGGIPFTQQLLHQAAAAGHHPHLQLFHEQHHHQKHQQQPPPPARWAPQHHHHHHPHHHLGLDVEAAVPESSGAGAGSAASGAAAPPGVPPFLAAAMSFKLGVDGGGGSGATGGTDDALNDGGGAGSGMMLHGGGGGGGGGDDEAATESRLRRWPGDEETSIKEPTWRPLDIDYIHSSSSSKRAPPKDKPATPDSPAPPPPAYYFKNKPDDNAAAASAASAGAVNYKLFSELEAIYKPGSGGPQTGSGSGLTGDDNAMLAPPMADLPDAAAANPPHLNTSETSAGEDAHAVVQPQPQTQQPSGADAARRKRKRRRQEQLSASASFFERLVQRLMEHQESLHRQFLDTMERRERERAARDEAWRRQEADKFAREAAARAQDRASAAARESAIIAYLEKISGETITLPPPAANPAPGADEQDGVGKEVVAYDGEGSLQLSSSRWPKHEVEALIRVRTGLEDRFQEPGLKGPLWEEVSARMAAAGYRRNAKRCKEKWENINKYFRKAKESGKKRPAHAKTCPYFDELDRLYSRSGSGGGGGSSSAGGNGGEEAKGSSELLDAVVKYPDVRCAPPGFPFDGEQNEEGRTKDDGDEAHHDGDGDGDEEDVGVGVGRATDDHDDQVDESHDGH